The following is a genomic window from Tetrapisispora phaffii CBS 4417 chromosome 12, complete genome.
TATTGCTGGACGACATTtcttatattatttctcAACATTTCAAGACTATTAAAGACATTTATAAATACGATACCCTAGATCTTGGAGCTAAAAGTAATTATGAAAGATATTGCTTATACCAAGACGATTATGTAAGGGATTTCCCAATATTACTGACTGCATACATTCAAGATAGCCTTGGTGGCACTTCTGAGCTGCAAAATTCATTTGTAGATGCTTTAGTCGATGGAATTTTATTGACTTGTGTTGCAGACAACATATGTGAACCTTACTACATATTAAAAGGTATAACAAAAGCTTGTGATGCATTACTACAAAAGAACCAAACtgagaagaagaaggatCTATCGGCAAATGTGTTAGAGAAAGCTTCATTTTACTACTCtaaatacaaaataataagagATAAGCTAAGGAAGATGAAACTGAATTTTGATCTAAAccaaataaacaaaaaaatggCGACCAATaggaaagaaaaaagtATATTTGAGTACTATTTACCTACTTTTATtctatttgatatatttcatttgaaCACAAAATATCCGTTTATCTATGCCTTCATTAGAGTCGCTAGCCACATAGTGAGATCTATTCCGTTTTTGAACTATTTACTGAATGCACTCACATTTACATACATTTATGAAAAGTTCTCAAAGCATGATATACCTAAAAATTCTCTAATCATGCTACGAACTCTATTATTTCCAAACGACAACTTGATGGGCCATTCGTCTCCCATTCCAACTGGTGCAGAATATGAGAAATACATGGAAGCTTGCGTTGAAAAGTTATGGAAAGTAATACAATTGCATAATCTAGATATGTACTTGTCAATAAACCAAATTGATGTGACAAACTTTGTTCATATACTTGTCTTCGATAAACAATcgaataaaatattagcatttaaaattgtaaCTACCGTGTTAGCACATTTAGAAGAGagtaataattaattaagatatatttacatgctattaattataaaagttatcaataaattcaGTTCATTTGGCTTCAGTATGTCTGATATACTTTGTGCGTTTATCAACTACTTCCAATTCTTTTGAATCGAAACCTTCTTCTAATATCCTACCTATTTCAGGAATGAAATACCCACCATCGGCTATATATTTTGGATCCCAAAGTGTTTTGTTGTGATAAGGCATTGGTATCGAATGTTCTCTAATGTTAAATCCAATTTTGGTTTTCACAAAAGCAGAATGCAATGCAATTTGTACAGGATCATCTCCTACTGGAGATCCCTTGTATAATAAATCGTTATAAACAGGAGCTTCCAATACTTTAGAAGCATGAATTCTAATTTGATGTTTCATTCCTGAGactaattcaaaaatataacaattTTCGTCgaattgtttatataaagTGATCATCTTATTGTTATTCGTTACAATTCTACCTTCCTCTGGGAGGCCTCTACTAGAATTACTATTTGGATTCAAAAGTGCCACATACCTTCTAATAATCTTATACCCTGCATTGCCAccttcttttaaatttctcGAGAATTGGATTgctgaatttttatttgtagCAATAATCAAACCGCCAGTGACTCCTATATCGAGCCTTTGAACGTTCCTCCATTCAGTAATATCCTTCTCATCGCTgtacttcttcttcaactCGTCTAATACTACTGTGTGCTTTTTGAACCCCAGGCGAGTCTTTACTTTCCCAGGTTGGCAAACCTGGCCACTGGCTTTACTTGTAAGGATATAATTATTGCACCTGTATAGAATGGAAGGGCTGAActtattcatttaaaaatgtgGACACCTGTCTAGAGAATTAATACTGTGTATTATTGTACATAATTCATATTTAGCATACTTTTGTTGTAAATACGTATTACattgtaatttattttacttcATTTTATAGTGAACAAGTAATTTGAGATGGGCGCGtaaattttgtatttaatgATCTTATAAAACTCACTCTAATTAACTATTTAAAATACAAGCtattttataaaagtaaatattaGATGCAAGGTGGGGAGAGGAAGACAATACAGAACTTCATTGTAGTAAGCAAGGTATTGTCTCTTACggttataaaataaaaaaaaacattatttcaatttcttttatcaTTACAGTTACGAATTCGAAAGGGCCATTATGGTAGATTATCCTGGCGAGAACACTGACATTCCAAAGACCATCTCTGGTACTTTGGTAAACCAACctttgaattatttgattccTAAATCTGCTATTTCAGATTTGATAAAATCTCAACTTTCCATTTCAGTTCCTTTGGAAAAAGCTACATTTGCTagaaacaataataatattttgctAAATGAGATCAATATCGACCTATCTACTGTAGGGCAAGATTCAAATGATCcaattatattcaaaaaaccATCGAATTGGTCACAAATGGTAAATGTGAAAGAGCAGATCAACAAGGATGATCTCACAGAGGGACTATCTGAATTTGCTATTCAACTATTGAGAAAGAACAGTGGTCTGTTGGAAAAAATACCCATACGAAATGTGGAAGAGATGAACAAGCTCGTAAAATCTCATGCAAGAGAAGAGATAGATGATATTTATAGTTCTTTTAATACTGAATCTGACGCATCTCccaaaaaattaaaactttcatcagatatttcaattaatcaAAATGAATTGACACAACAATactttaaagaattaaaatcatatattgatataatagAAAATCAAAGAGAAATGGCcaaagatgaagaaaattataatcataattattttaaattaccAAATGGTACCTACgttttaaatgaaaatttcgTGTCTCAAATAGACATTCtaattacaaatattaGCAATACTTCAACTGGAAGACACCAATTGGAAAAGAGTGcttcaaaaattatattaaatgaattaattgCAAATATAGAAAACATTAAAGAAGAGTTTCTGGACTTTGGCTCAGAACATGAAATACTGTACAAAACCGTTGCATACACTTCAATATTCACTATATTTACTCTATTGCAAATGCATTATGAAGATTCTCAATTTCATCtcgaaaaatatattttagtaCCATTAAACTATTTGAAAGAAAGAATATACAGCATTAACAACAACGACACcttaaatgaaatatcatcaaCAGAATTATCAATGCTAttcaaaacaataaatcaaattccagaatatattaagagatataaatttatcGGTGAGGAACTAGCAACCGTGTTAAATTATGTGTTCTCCGAATTAGTTATGAATTTCGAAGTAAATccatcaaatattaaagcCCAGCATTATTGGGTAGAAATCAAGGAAGCAAGTGTTAACGTACTAGTCGCATTATTTCAGtatatttcaaatcaaagaatatttattatagaATATCTAATAACACATATGGAAAATTTACCACTAAAAAGAACACAAAAGAAGCTCAGAAAAATTGCAAACAATGTTTACATATCTGATTTCACAATAGCTATAGCTCAAATGTTAGAATCTATACAACAAGGATCGTTTAACAACCATGTAAGTGATCTTAATAACGATGTgtatttaaaaatggtCGAAGAgtataaagaaaatatgaaaGAGATAGCAACATTGATAGATCATATTCACAGTATAATAATTGACAAGTTTAAAGAAAACCCTTCCGACGTTCGTCACGTCCTATCAAACTATATTACCGACTTATTGATAATGTTACCAAATTCTTCATGGCCAATTGCAGAAGAGTTACTAAGTTCAATAATGAAACGATTACTACTCATCTTCGAGCCTAACAGTAACCATTCAGCTGTCGTAGAATCAATGGCTTTACAGTTGTTGAATTCAATCGGTACTGAAATCTTTGCTCTGAAATGTTCAACTAAATCTACTGAAACTTACAATTTGATTGAAGTTTTTAACTCACCAAAAGAATTACCATCGTATTTAAAAAGATTTCGTTTATGCATAAATTCTATTGATGGTTCTACAATTGGTAAATATGGTAAAAATTACTTATTCAATaagtttatttttattttagtCAGACtaaatgaatatgaaaatgaaaatgaagcTAGTGATGCTTTGATAGAAATCCCAGAGATGATCAAAAATGaactaaataataacatcaTTCTTGGTTCCAAACAATCAAAAAAACC
Proteins encoded in this region:
- the PUS5 gene encoding pseudouridine synthase PUS5 (similar to Saccharomyces cerevisiae PUS5 (YLR165C); ancestral locus Anc_8.380), which codes for MNKFSPSILYRCNNYILTSKASGQVCQPGKVKTRLGFKKHTVVLDELKKKYSDEKDITEWRNVQRLDIGVTGGLIIATNKNSAIQFSRNLKEGGNAGYKIIRRYVALLNPNSNSSRGLPEEGRIVTNNNKMITLYKQFDENCYIFELVSGMKHQIRIHASKVLEAPVYNDLLYKGSPVGDDPVQIALHSAFVKTKIGFNIREHSIPMPYHNKTLWDPKYIADGGYFIPEIGRILEEGFDSKELEVVDKRTKYIRHTEAK
- the NVJ3 gene encoding Nvj3p (similar to Saccharomyces cerevisiae YDR179W-A; ancestral locus Anc_8.379), which translates into the protein MSDIRYNANSTIVQRYQRFNTNKMKLRKAQRISNPTSDGQWNNANNISIGDAHSNTELIDTSNNLNAINRFSITDCIHTDFEQGIKITADENKHNCTVSHFNKVTEQNRHYDILDEPFQCKYPKDSTEYIRELCLSLYPSEVKYSILKINPGPQLHMHAIFALFFNNYVQSWYGTKIAVSNDEFMIKLFEISNKTITYVTNGMAKTNILLLDDISYIISQHFKTIKDIYKYDTLDLGAKSNYERYCLYQDDYVRDFPILLTAYIQDSLGGTSELQNSFVDALVDGILLTCVADNICEPYYILKGITKACDALLQKNQTEKKKDLSANVLEKASFYYSKYKIIRDKLRKMKLNFDLNQINKKMATNRKEKSIFEYYLPTFILFDIFHLNTKYPFIYAFIRVASHIVRSIPFLNYLLNALTFTYIYEKFSKHDIPKNSLIMLRTLLFPNDNLMGHSSPIPTGAEYEKYMEACVEKLWKVIQLHNLDMYLSINQIDVTNFVHILVFDKQSNKILAFKIVTTVLAHLEESNN